In Sulfuracidifex metallicus DSM 6482 = JCM 9184, a single window of DNA contains:
- a CDS encoding ATPase: MQEYENLKKSLSLSLEQKKNEILQNLTKQYDEISSKRKAQLEELGRKVLKELS; this comes from the coding sequence ATGCAGGAATATGAAAATTTAAAGAAATCCTTATCCTTATCACTGGAGCAAAAGAAGAATGAAATTTTACAGAACTTGACAAAACAGTACGATGAAATTTCTTCAAAAAGAAAAGCCCAGCTAGAGGAACTAGGTAGAAAGGTTTTAAAGGAATTGTCATGA
- a CDS encoding V-type ATP synthase subunit D: MSQKVLPTKINLVQYKNQVKLVRNIKRLLENKREVLLLYLRNYAAEYERLYTEVNETLKVVYESYLQAVSSEGIKNIQTIADSQSPSLSVSGSTKVIFGVKIPIIQLNEASVPPKPFSEVETSPYLSESYDRMKEALMKVMELVELESTIRALVAELKKTQRLINSIDTSILPFYNRSIKYIKQVLDDRAREDFIRLKVIRKILQRKKTYAGI; the protein is encoded by the coding sequence ATGAGCCAAAAGGTACTTCCAACTAAAATTAATTTAGTTCAGTATAAAAACCAAGTGAAGTTAGTAAGAAACATAAAGAGGTTACTTGAAAACAAGAGGGAGGTATTACTTCTTTATTTGAGGAACTACGCAGCTGAGTATGAGCGATTATATACTGAAGTAAATGAAACGCTTAAAGTGGTATATGAAAGTTACCTACAAGCGGTAAGTTCTGAGGGAATAAAAAACATTCAAACGATTGCAGACTCACAATCTCCCTCATTGTCCGTGTCTGGCTCTACAAAGGTCATATTTGGTGTAAAGATACCCATCATTCAGCTTAATGAAGCTTCAGTTCCGCCTAAGCCTTTTAGCGAAGTAGAAACTTCTCCCTACCTTTCAGAGTCATATGATAGGATGAAGGAAGCGCTAATGAAAGTTATGGAGCTAGTTGAGCTTGAATCTACAATTAGGGCATTAGTTGCTGAGCTGAAGAAGACCCAACGGTTAATTAACTCCATAGATACGTCAATTTTGCCCTTCTACAATAGGTCAATAAAGTACATCAAGCAAGTTCTAGATGACAGGGCTAGAGAGGACTTTATAAGGTTAAAGGTAATTAGAAAGATCTTGCAGAGGAAGAAGACATATGCAGGAATATGA